In Hypomesus transpacificus isolate Combined female chromosome 4, fHypTra1, whole genome shotgun sequence, the following are encoded in one genomic region:
- the LOC124466747 gene encoding uncharacterized protein LOC124466747 isoform X1, which translates to MATASTSGQSRKKKSPGLLDQIGTFFGGEKKKARSKGSFRGHLSTAPPRPAASARRHGADNAVMQFLRSFVSTPQPKSRWREILGLTESLLLDDYLDDFEIARPFLNRLRPRLRDRRARDRRSGVVETKTRCPESSTWVKPRPAPPLNAGVPYSDLRNKDSDTEPTQSATEAENSHLHSVTAPNTNKLILASFVSRK; encoded by the exons ATGGCCACAGCAAGCACCTCAGGGCAGAGCCGGAAGAAGAAGAGCCCTGGCCTCCTGGATCAGATCGGCACGTTCTttgggggagagaagaagaaagcgaGGAGCAAG GGGTCGTTCCGGGGTCACCTGTCCACCGCCCCCCCGCGGCCGGCTGCCTCCGCCCGTCGTCATGGCGCTGACAACGCTGTAATGCAGTTCTTGAGGAGCTTT GTGTCCACTCCGCAACCCAAGTCCAGG TGGAGGGAGATCTTGGGCTTG ACTGAGTCACTGCTTCTGGATGACTATCTTGATGACTTTGAAATTGCCCGACCATTTCTGAACCGACTCCG GCCTCGTCTCCGCGACCGGAGGGCGCGAGATCGCCGCTCAGGCGTCGTAGAGACCAAAACACGCTGTCCCGAATCTTCAACTTG GGTGAAACCAAGGCCCGCTCCCCCCCTAAACGCTGGAGTACCATATTCTGATCTCCGCAACAAAGACAGCGACACGGAGCCCACACAGTCAGCTACAGAGGCAGAGAACAGTCATCTCCATTCGGTCACAGCCCCAAACACTAACAAGCTAATACTCGCCTCATTTGTTTCTAGAAAGTGA
- the LOC124466747 gene encoding myelin basic protein-like isoform X2, whose translation MATASTSGQSRKKKSPGLLDQIGTFFGGEKKKARSKGSFRGHLSTAPPRPAASARRHGADNAVMQFLRSFVSTPQPKSRWREILGLTESLLLDDYLDDFEIARPFLNRLRLLCRIKNKAHNNVVLCSCMSFESFEIVVSSCMPHSMSRLL comes from the exons ATGGCCACAGCAAGCACCTCAGGGCAGAGCCGGAAGAAGAAGAGCCCTGGCCTCCTGGATCAGATCGGCACGTTCTttgggggagagaagaagaaagcgaGGAGCAAG GGGTCGTTCCGGGGTCACCTGTCCACCGCCCCCCCGCGGCCGGCTGCCTCCGCCCGTCGTCATGGCGCTGACAACGCTGTAATGCAGTTCTTGAGGAGCTTT GTGTCCACTCCGCAACCCAAGTCCAGG TGGAGGGAGATCTTGGGCTTG ACTGAGTCACTGCTTCTGGATGACTATCTTGATGACTTTGAAATTGCCCGACCATTTCTGAACCGACTCCG CCTACTGTGTCGCATCAAAAACAAGGCCCACAATAACGTGGTATTATGTTCCTGTATGTCTTTTGAATCGTTCGAAATAGTTGTGTCCTCTTGTATGCCGCACTCCATGTCACGACTGTTGTGA
- the LOC124466747 gene encoding myelin basic protein-like isoform X3, with the protein MATASTSGQSRKKKSPGLLDQIGTFFGGEKKKARSKGSFRGHLSTAPPRPAASARRHGADNAVMQFLRSFVSTPQPKSRWREILGLASSPRPEGARSPLRRRRDQNTLSRIFNLGETKARSPPKRWSTIF; encoded by the exons ATGGCCACAGCAAGCACCTCAGGGCAGAGCCGGAAGAAGAAGAGCCCTGGCCTCCTGGATCAGATCGGCACGTTCTttgggggagagaagaagaaagcgaGGAGCAAG GGGTCGTTCCGGGGTCACCTGTCCACCGCCCCCCCGCGGCCGGCTGCCTCCGCCCGTCGTCATGGCGCTGACAACGCTGTAATGCAGTTCTTGAGGAGCTTT GTGTCCACTCCGCAACCCAAGTCCAGG TGGAGGGAGATCTTGGGCTTG GCCTCGTCTCCGCGACCGGAGGGCGCGAGATCGCCGCTCAGGCGTCGTAGAGACCAAAACACGCTGTCCCGAATCTTCAACTTG GGTGAAACCAAGGCCCGCTCCCCCCCTAAACGCTGGAGTACCATATTCTGA
- the LOC124466747 gene encoding myelin basic protein-like isoform X4 — translation MATASTSGQSRKKKSPGLLDQIGTFFGGEKKKARSKGSFRGHLSTAPPRPAASARRHGADNAVMQFLRSFVSTPQPKSRASSPRPEGARSPLRRRRDQNTLSRIFNLGETKARSPPKRWSTIF, via the exons ATGGCCACAGCAAGCACCTCAGGGCAGAGCCGGAAGAAGAAGAGCCCTGGCCTCCTGGATCAGATCGGCACGTTCTttgggggagagaagaagaaagcgaGGAGCAAG GGGTCGTTCCGGGGTCACCTGTCCACCGCCCCCCCGCGGCCGGCTGCCTCCGCCCGTCGTCATGGCGCTGACAACGCTGTAATGCAGTTCTTGAGGAGCTTT GTGTCCACTCCGCAACCCAAGTCCAGG GCCTCGTCTCCGCGACCGGAGGGCGCGAGATCGCCGCTCAGGCGTCGTAGAGACCAAAACACGCTGTCCCGAATCTTCAACTTG GGTGAAACCAAGGCCCGCTCCCCCCCTAAACGCTGGAGTACCATATTCTGA
- the zbtb22a gene encoding zinc finger and BTB domain-containing protein 22 — protein MEAPSDSGSHVHIGSVVQVCFPSVRTAVLDSLNQQRLEGRLCDLSIQVQRQVFRAHRCVLAASSPYFHDQVLLKNVTTVSLPSVMDPVAFESVLSSAYTGQLSILRDDIVNYVTVASFLQMWHIVDKCTEILKRTRASAEPGQGDSAPGQGDSAPGASYPAASSRQQSPSSTDCLYVEREGSRKDRRTDTLPPLATWRRPQQFPRCGRPRPSAHPADSQLVGPGGESDYSSCDEVWMTSSKAFSHDGRGGRQDYGHPSTRPQGELPGEGLRLRVRPRQRDPPPGSDRLNGRERGRGEDGGGFEGESQEKKRNERWIEADEGIGEVEAEKSVLSHRTGHSGDFGMTVPQGGGGQAEAKVNPDVLLKKEEREQHRGGAAPAGPLGPLSPSSTPSHRVPWQAGSWSQQGAKPQDRPEVDEDEEEEEEEVDFGRFADGAFGGDTYDEIEDGTGQVSQRPLLPASPDDSEFNLGGPEMDWPSSNMGQPGASNPTSNHHLSSSSAMFPPSLSPPTPHAGTPYRGKVHFCHCGKAYTLKSMRDRHVKMQHLNLRPFGCLVCAKTFKMKHHLTKHLKTHGGLRPYECRLCGKKVIWRDSFLRHQARCERLTASYSDITSACNNTGPSAEMDYGFEEGQGFLTEGGQVKVEETDFQGEVEAGVSGLLGGEVAGVDALDQDSGE, from the exons ATGGAG GCCCCTTCAGACAGCGGTTCCCACGTCCATATTGGTTCGGTCGTCCAGGTATGTTTCCCTAGTGTCCGGACAGCAGTTTTGGACAGTCTGAACCAGCAGCGACTAGAAGGGAGGCTATGTGACCTGTCTATCCAAGTACAGCGGCAGGTGTTCAGGGCCCACCGGTGCGTGCTTGCTGCCTCTTCGCCCTACTTTCACGACCAG GTGCTCCTCAAGAACGTGACGACCGTGTCGCTGCCCTCCGTCATGGACCCGGTGGCGTTCGAGAGCGTCCTGAGCTCAGCTTACACGGGCCAGCTCAGCATCCTGCGCGACGACATCGTCAACTACGTGACAGTGGCCAGCTTCCTGCAGATGTGGCACATTGTGGACAAGTGCACGGAGATCCTGAAGAGGACGCGAGCCTCCGCGGAGCCTGGCCAGGGAGACTCCGCCCCCGGCCAGGGAGACTCCGCCCCCGGCGCCTCGTACCCCGCTGCTTCCTCCAGGcagcagtctcccagcagcACGGACTGCCTGTacgtggagagggaggggagcaggaAGGACAGGCGCACGGACACCCTGCCCCCCTTAGCTACTTGGAGGAGGCCCCAGCAGTTCCCCAGGTGCGGTCGTCCCAGACCGTCCGCTCATCCCGCTGACTCCCAGCTCGTGGGGCCGGGAGGGGAGAGCGACTACTCCAGCTGTGACGAGGTGTGGATGACCAGCAGCAAGGCCTTCAGTCACgacgggagaggagggaggcaggactaCGGCCACCCCTCCACCAGGCCCCAGGGGGAGCTGCCAGGGGAGGGACTCAGGCTGAGAGTCAGACCCCGACAGAGAGACCCTCCCCCCGGCTCAGACAGGCTGAACggcagggagcgagggaggggggaggacggaGGCGGTTTTGAAGGCGAGTcccaggagaagaagaggaatgaAAGGTGGATCGAAGCGGATGAAGGAATCGGAGAAGTTGAGGCGGAGAAAAGCGTGTTGTCACACCGGACAGGACACTCTG GTGACTTCGGCATGACGGTACCCCAAGGTGGTGGAGGACAGGCGGAGGCTAAAGTGAATCCAGACGTGTtgctgaagaaggaggagcGTGAGCAGCATCGTGGAGGGGCAGCCCCCGCGGGGCCCCTgggccctctctcccccagctccACACCCTCACATCGGGTACCGTGGCAGGCCGGCTCCTGGTCCCAGCAAGGAGCCAAGCCACAGGACAGGCCGGAGGTGGAtgaagacgaggaggaagaggaagaggaggttgaCTTTGGACGGTTTGCTGACGGTGCGTTTGGCGGAGACACCTATGATGAGATAGAAGATGGTAcgggccaggtttcccagaggCCTCTGCTGCCTGCCTCTCCTGACGACAGCGAGTTTAACCTGGGAGGGCCGGAGATGGACTGGCCCTCCTCAAACATGGGTCAGCCTGGTGCCTCCAACCCCACCTCCAACCaccacctctcctcatcctctgccatgttccctccctctctgtctcccccaaccccccacgcCGGCACCCCTTACCGTGGCAAAGTGCATTTCTGCCACTGCGGGAAAGCGTACACCCTGAAGAGCATGCGGGATCGCCACGTCAAGATGCAGCACCTAAACCTGCGGCCGTTCGGCTGCCTGGTCTGTGCCAAGACCTTCAAGATGAAGCACCACCTGACCAAGCACCTGAAGACCCACGGAGGCCTCCGCCCCTACGAGTGCCGGCTGTGCGGGAAGAAGGTGATCTGGAGGGACAGCTTCCTGCGGCACCAGGCGCGCTGTGAGAGGCTCACAGCCAGCTACAGCGACATCACTTCCGCTTGTAATAACACCGGCCCCTCCGCTGAGATGGACTACGGCTTTGAGGAAGGGCAGGGCTTTCTCAcggagggggggcaggtgaaggtggaggagactgACTtccagggggaggtggaggccggGGTGAGTGGGTTGCTGGGTGGAGAAGTTGCAGGCGTGGACGCCCTGGACCAGGACTCTGGTGAATGA